One genomic window of Hyperolius riggenbachi isolate aHypRig1 chromosome 7, aHypRig1.pri, whole genome shotgun sequence includes the following:
- the LOC137525326 gene encoding protein rtoA-like, producing MTGRGPHLSCRELRKQRENQCREPRCVSVLLHRGRTCHTAQGHTAQGHTAQNKDRPHSTGPQSEDLSHSTGPQREDRSHSTGPQREDRSHNTGPQREDRSHSTGPQSEDRSHSTGPQSEDRSHSTGPQSKDQSHSTGPQSEDRPHSTGPQSEDRSHSTVPQSDNQSHNTGPQSEDRSHSTGPQSEDRSHSTGPQSEDRSHSTGPHSTVPQSDNRSHSTGPQSEDRSHSTGPQSKDQSHSTGPQSEDRSHSTGPQSEDRSHSTGPQSEDRSHSTGPQSEDRSHSTGPQSEDRSHSTGPQSKDQSHSTGPQSEDRSHSTGPQSEDRSHSTVPQSDNQSHNKGPQSEDRSHSTGPQSEDRSHSTGPQSEDRSHSTGPHSTVPQSDNRSHSTGPQSEDRSHSTGPQSTGPQSKDQSHSTGPQSEDRSHSTGPQHRVTEQGPVTQNRATE from the coding sequence ATGACAGGGAGGGGGCCGCATCTGTCGTGCAGAGAGCTCAGGAAACAGAGAGAGAATCAATGCAGAGAGCCGCGCTGCGTGTCAGTGCTGCTCCACAGAGGGAGGACATGTCACACAGCACAGGGCCACACAGCACAGGGCCACACAGCACAGAACAAGGACCGGCCACACAGCACAGGGCCACAGAGCGAGGACCTGTCACACAGCACAGGGCCACAGAGGGAGGACcggtcacacagcacagggccACAGAGGGAGGACCGGTCACACAACACAGGGCCACAGAGGGAGGACcggtcacacagcacagggccACAGAGCGAGGACcggtcacacagcacagggccACAGAGTGAGGATcggtcacacagcacagggccACAGAGCAAGGACCAGTCACACAGCACAGGGCCACAGAGTGAGGACCGGCCACACAGCACAGGGCCACAGAGTGAGGAccggtcacacagcacagtgcCACAGAGTGATAACCAGTCACACAACACAGGGCCACAGAGCGAGGACcggtcacacagcacagggccACAGAGTGAGGACcggtcacacagcacagggccACAGAGCGAGGACcggtcacacagcacagggccACACAGCACAGTGCCACAGAGTGATAACcggtcacacagcacagggccACAGAGCGAGGACcggtcacacagcacagggccACAGAGCAAGGACCAGTCACATAGCACAGGGCCACAGAGTGAGGACCGGTCACACAGCACAGGACCACAGAGCGAGGACcggtcacacagcacagggccACAGAGTGAGGACcggtcacacagcacagggccACAGAGCGAGGACcggtcacacagcacagggccACAGAGTGAGGACcggtcacacagcacagggccACAGAGCAAGGACCAGTCACACAGCACAGGGCCACAGAGTGAGGACcggtcacacagcacagggccACAGAGTGAGGAccggtcacacagcacagtgcCACAGAGTGATAACCAGTCACACAACAAAGGGCCACAGAGCGAGGACcggtcacacagcacagggccACAGAGTGAGGACcggtcacacagcacagggccACAGAGCGAGGACcggtcacacagcacagggccACACAGCACAGTGCCACAGAGTGATAACcggtcacacagcacagggccACAGAGCGAGGACcggtcacacagcacagggccACAGAGCACAGGGCCACAGAGCAAGGACCAGTCACATAGCACAGGGCCACAGAGCGAGGACcggtcacacagcacagggccACAGCACAGGGTCACAGAGCAAGGACCGGTCACACAGAACAGGGCCACAGAGTAA